Proteins co-encoded in one Plectropomus leopardus isolate mb chromosome 14, YSFRI_Pleo_2.0, whole genome shotgun sequence genomic window:
- the LOC121953548 gene encoding LOW QUALITY PROTEIN: scavenger receptor cysteine-rich type 1 protein M130-like (The sequence of the model RefSeq protein was modified relative to this genomic sequence to represent the inferred CDS: deleted 1 base in 1 codon) has protein sequence MIRADRRTGRETVYLDMDHLFVLLLFLWSSGLQAEGEHESTEFVRLVQGDSSCVGTLQLKHMKEWRPVSADLDGWTLKDAAVLCRKLDCGFAVSVEARELPSETAAWRISSECVLSGSALRECAKSKFASSIITLTCSDSVRLVGGTSLCSGRLEVKSNQSDQFNQRWSSVCEDDFDLQDAEVVCRELGCGAPSVLQGALYGEVEAPMWTKEFQCKGHESALLDCRSSERNTRSPGRAAGLTCSEPVRLVGGNSRCAGTLEVKHQGEWRPVNDIHSDWTLNAAAVACKEFDCGSAVSVLRRNSQYGPVWDIPSECVLSGSSLRECATLFSSGYIIDLACCSPSGWADVTLVFWRINWWDFRWQGNLFVAAVDYSVRLVGGTSLCSGRLQVKSNQSDQFNQRWSSVCEDDFDLQDAEVVCRELGCGAPSVLQGGLYGEVEAPMWTKEFQCEGHESALLDCRSSERNTCSPGRAAGLTCSEPVRLVGGDSRCAGTLELEIQGEWRPLSAVPWTMKAAAVACRKLNCGSAVSFRERESSDRSAWWIWSRCVQSGSALRECARSVSSSSLVDLTCSDLLLQPNIFVSSSMDGVSEAQQQGFQVSRGSTFNISCSIQPQYPGGSFQLSFSSSNSAHNFTQPAVDHSAKFLFPAAEPAHHGTYSCVYGINVFSHDFSSVSRLLSVTVSDPTPFIIRAVVLPLLLLVNAALYFHCQQGAEGGQTGTTWSWIINAEWFCRLRRKELREQSSTSEELIPHPDEFLRRSSDAHPEQKLSEGDSVSVHRPVNKHVGEHARDLSPELPPR, from the exons ATGATCAGAGCAGACAGACGGACGGGCAGAGAGACAGTCTACCTGGACATGGATCACCtgtttgtgctgttgctgtttctgtGGAGCTCAG GACTCCAGGCTGAAGGAGAACACGAGTCAACAG AGTTTGTCAGATTGGTGCAAGGAGACAGTAGCTGTGTAGGAACACTGCAGCTGAAACACATGAAAGAGTGGAGACCAGTGAGTGCTGACCTGGATGGCTGGACCCTGAAAGACGCAGCAGTTCTCTGCAGGAAGCTCGACTGTGGCTTTGCTGTTTCTGTAGAAGCGAGAGAGCTGCCGTCAGAAACAGCTGCGTGGAGGATCAGCTCTGAATGTGTTCTGTCTGGATCTGCTCTGAGGGAGTGTGCAAAATCAAAGTTTGCTTCCTCAATTATAACTCTCACCTGCTCAG ACTCTGTCAGGTTGGTGGGTGGGACCAGTCTGTGCTCAGGCAGACTGGAGGTGAAGTCTAACCAGTCTGACCAGTTTAACCAGAGGTGGTCCTCGGTGTGTGAAGATGACTTTGACCTGCAGGATGCAGAGGTGGTCTGCAGGGAGCTCGGCTGTGGGGCTCCTTCGGTCCTCCAGGGGGCGCTCTATGGAGAAGTGGAGGCTCCAATGTGGACCAAAGAGTTCCAGTGTAAAGGCCACGAGTCTGCTCTGCTGGACTGTAGAAGCTCAGAGAGAAACACCCGCTCACCTGGCAGAGCTGCTGGACTCACCTGCTCAg AGCCGGTCAGGCTGGTGGGAGGAAACAGCCGCTGTGCAGGAACACTGGAGGTTAAACATCAGGGAGAATGGAGACCAGTGAATGACATTCACTCTGACTGGACCCTCAACGCAGCAGCAGTTGCTTGCAAAGAGTTCGACTGTGGATCTGCTGTTTCTGTACTACGGAGAAACTCCCAATACGGACCTGTGTGGGACATCCCTTCTGAATGTGTCCTGTCTGGATCCTCCCTGAGGGAGTGTGCAACATTATTTTCCTCTGGCTACATCATAGATCTCGCCTGCTGCAG TCCATCTGGGTGGGCTGATGTCACGTTGGTGTTCTGGAGGATCAACTGGTGGGATTTCAGGTGGCAGGGCAACCTCTTTGTGGCAGCGGTTGACT ACTCTGTCAGGTTGGTGGGTGGGACCAGTCTGTGCTCAGGCAGACTGCAGGTGAAGTCTAACCAGTCTGACCAGTTTAACCAGAGGTGGTCCTCGGTGTGTGAAGATGACTTTGACCTGCAGGATGCAGAGGTGGTCTGCAGGGAGCTCGGCTGTGGGGCTCCTTCGGTCCTCCAGGGGGGC CTCTATGGAGAAGTGGAGGCTCCAATGTGGACCAAAGAGTTCCAGTGTGAAGGCCACGAGTCTGCTCTGCTGGACTGTAGAAGCTCAGAGAGAAACACCTGCTCACCTGGCAGAGCTGCTGGACTCACCTGCTCAg AGCCGGTCAGGCTGGTGGGAGGAGACAGCCGCTGTGCAGGAACACTGGAGCTTGAAATTCAGGGAGAATGGAGACCACTGAGTGCCGTACCCTGGACCATGAAGGCAGCAGCAGTTGCCTGCAGAAAACTCAACTGTGGCTCTGCTGTTTCTTTCAGAGAAAGAGAGTCCTCTGATAGATCTGCGTGGTGGATCTGGTCTCGCTGTGTTCAGTCTGGATCGGCTCTGAGGGAGTGTGCAAGATCAGTTTCCTCTTCGTCCCTGGTGGATCTAACCTGCTCAG ACCTGCTGCTTCAGCCCAACATCTTTGTGTCCTCCTCTATGGACGGGGTCTCCGAGGCCCAGCAGCAGGGTTTTCAGGTGTCCAGGGGCTCCACCTTCAACATCAGCTGCTCCATCCAGCCTCAGTACCCAGGAGGCTCCTTCCAGCTCAGCTTCAGCTCCTCCAACTCAGCACACAACTTCACCCAGCCAGCTGTTGATCACTCTGCCAAATTCCTGTTTCCTGCTGCGGAGCCCGCCCACCACGGGACCTACAGCTGTGTTTATGGCATCAATGTTTTCTCTCATGACTTCTCCTCTGTGAGCCGTCTGCTCTCCGTCACCGTCTCAG ATCCGACACCTTTTATCATCAGAGCGGTCGtcctgccgctgctgctgttggtgaACGCCGCCCTTTACTTCCACT gccagcagggggcagaAGGCGGGCAGACGGGGACGACGTGGAGCTGGATTATAAACGCAGAGTGGTTCTGCAGACTGAGGAGGAAGGAGCTCCGGGAGCAGAGCAGCACCTCTGAGGAGCTCATCCCACATCCAGATGAATTTTTAAGGCGATCa TCTGACGCTCACCCGGAGCAGAAACTGTCAGAGGGCGACAGCGTTTCTGTCCATCGTCCAGTCAACAAACACGTTGGGGAGCACGCACGGGACCTTTCACCGGAACTTCCGCCGCGATGA
- the wdr32 gene encoding DDB1- and CUL4-associated factor 10 — MSSEHQSDSEDADESQDRPDGGSDKDDDPDIDDSDVEDDIAPRVSPSPPGSSGSRPERSARSADPEPCSEPPAAPQTGSGESSVPRRGNSLFSWLQSRTIRRGVFVDPARENFRTMTSLYCSMNPAAESVNLSTQTHGAVFNLEYSPDGSVLTVACEQTEVLLFDPISSRHIKTLTEAHEDCVNNIRFLDNRLFATCSDDTTIALWDLRKLNSKVCSLHGHASWVKNIEYDTNTRLLVTSGFDGNVITWDTNRFTEDGCPHKKFFHTRYLMRMRLTPDCSKMLISTSSGYLLILHDLDLTQSLEVGSYRMLRARRTPLSSDGGTSASRSAGTPRQGNDSSKIHPPREGLSPRNSLEVLTPEIPGERDRGNCITSLQLHPKGWATLIRCSSNMDDQEWTCVYEFQEGAPTRPLVSPRCSLRLTHYIEEANVGRGYIKELCFSPDGRLICSPYGYGVRLLAFDESCGELADCLPVQTSCLREIRSIYSHSDVVLTTKFSPTHCQLASGCLSGRVALYQPKF; from the exons ATGAGCTCGGAGCACCAGAGCGACAGCGAGGACGCCGACGAGTCCCAGGACAGGCCCGACGGCGGCAGCGACAAAGACGACGACCCTGACATCGACGATTCGGACGTGGAGGATGACATCGCCCCGAGGGTGTCTCCCTCACCGCCGGGGAGCAGCGGGAGCAGGCCGGAGCGCAGCGCGAGGTCCGCGGACCCAGAGCCCTGCAGCGAGCCGCCCGCCGCGCCGCAGACTGGGAGCGGCGAGAGCTCCGTCCCCCGCCGGGGGAACAGCCTGTTTTCATGGCTGCAGAGCAGGACTATAAGACGCGGGGTGTTTGTGGACCCGGCCCGGGAGAACTTCAGGACAATGACCAGTCTGTACTGCTCCATGAACCCGGCGGCGGAGTCCGTGAACCTGAGCACCCAGACCCACGGAGCCGTGTTCAACCTGGAGTACTCCCCGGACGG GTCTGTGCTGACTGTGGCCTGCGAGCAGACTGAGGTCCTGCTGTTTGATCCCATCTCATCCAGACACATCAAAACCCTGACGGAGGCCCACGAGGACTGCGTCAACAACATAAG GTTTTTGGACAATCGTTTGTTTGCCACCTGCTCTGACGACACCACCATTGCATTATGGGATCTCCGCAAGCTGAACTCAAAGGTTTGCTCGCTGCACGGCCACGCCAGCTGGGTGAAGAACATCGAGTACGACACTAACACTCGGCTCCTCGTCACGTCTGGCTTCGACGGAAACGTCATCACGTGGGACActaacag GTTTACAGAGGACGGCTGCCCGCACAAAAAGTTCTTCCACACTCGTTACCTGATGAGGATGCGTCTGACACCCGACTGTTCCAAGATGCTCATCTCCACTTCCTCAGGGTATCTGCTCATCCTCCACGACCTGGACCTCACACAGTCCCTCGAGGTGGGCAGCTACCGCATGCTGCGAGCGCGACGGACGCCCCTCAGCTCAG ATGGAGGCACCTCAGCGTCCAGGTCTGCAGGAACTCCTCGTCAGGGAAATGACTCCAGCAAGATTCATCCTCCCCGAGAAG GTCTTTCTCCCAGAAACAGTCTGGAGGTTTTGACTCCGGAGATCCCCGGAGAGAGAGACCGAGGGAACTGCATCACCTCCCTGCAGCTCCATCCAAAAGGCTGGGCCACGCTCATCCGCTGCTCCAGCAACATGGACGACCAGGAG TGGACGTGTGTGTACGAGTTCCAGGAGGGAGCGCCCACCCGCCCGCTGGTCTCTCCCCGCTGCTCCCTCCGCCTCACCCACTACATCGAGGAGGCCAATGTGGGCAGGGGCTACATCAAAGAGTTGTGCTTCAGCCCGGACGGACGGCTCATCTGCTCCCCATACGGCTACGGCGTCCGCCTGCTGGCCTTCGACGAGAGCTGCGGCGAGCTGGCCGACTGCCTGCCCGTCCAGACCAGCTGCCTCAGGGAGATCCGCTCCATCTACTCGCACAGCGACGTGGTGCTCACCACCAAGTTCTCTCCAACGCACTGCCAGCTGGCCTCGGGCTGCCTCAGTGGACGCGTCGCCCTTTACCAGCCCAAGTTTTAG